One Longimicrobium sp. DNA segment encodes these proteins:
- the ctaD gene encoding cytochrome c oxidase subunit I, producing the protein MAHTEAHATASLLDAGGRAEMERSWRPEPGFWGWLVAVDHKSIAKRYIATAFIFFLLGGLEAMVMRIQLARPENGLLSPDQYNQLFTMHGTTMMFLFGVPVQIAVALYFVPLMVGTRNVAFPRLNAFGYWTYLIGGVLLYSGFILNTGPDAGWFNYVPLSGPQYSPGKRIDVWAQTVTFTEIASLVAAVTLIVTILKQRAPGMSLNRLPLYVWSILVTAVVILFAMPSVALASMMLAMDRLIGTHFFNPAEGGDPLLWQHLFWFFGHPEVYIMFIPATGFVSEIIPVFARRKMFGHTPLVLSLVATGFLAFGLWVHHMFTTGLPQLGQSFFTAASLMIAIPNGVQIFCWIATLWAGRPRFATPLLFVIGFIVLFVCGGITGVMVASVPFDQQAHDTYFVVAHLHYVQIGAFVFPLFGAFYYWFPKVMGRMLSETLGKVHFWLFFVGMNVTFFPMHFLGFMGMTRRVYTYPVEAGWAPLNLMATVGAALMAAGILTFLANVFTSARRGAPAGDDPWGSHTLEWGTASPPPAYNFLHIPVVQGLYALWERTPDRPVVTGMGTRRPEVLLTTVLDAEPDARYEHPGPSIAPLLCALAVGVTFIGGIFTTWAFVVGPALLFPALLVWMTTQDDHDGPRTEGEEPA; encoded by the coding sequence TTGGCCCACACCGAAGCCCACGCCACGGCCAGCCTTCTCGACGCCGGCGGGCGGGCGGAGATGGAGCGGAGCTGGCGACCAGAGCCCGGCTTCTGGGGGTGGCTCGTCGCAGTGGACCACAAGTCCATCGCGAAGCGCTACATCGCCACCGCCTTCATCTTCTTCCTGCTCGGCGGGCTGGAGGCGATGGTCATGCGCATCCAGCTCGCCCGGCCGGAGAACGGGCTGCTGTCGCCAGACCAGTACAACCAGCTGTTCACCATGCACGGCACCACGATGATGTTCCTGTTCGGGGTGCCGGTGCAGATTGCGGTGGCGCTCTACTTCGTGCCGCTGATGGTGGGGACGCGCAACGTCGCCTTCCCCCGCCTCAACGCGTTCGGCTACTGGACGTACCTCATCGGCGGGGTGCTGCTGTACTCCGGCTTCATCCTCAACACGGGGCCGGACGCGGGGTGGTTCAACTACGTCCCCCTCTCCGGGCCGCAGTATTCGCCGGGGAAGCGGATCGACGTGTGGGCGCAGACCGTGACCTTTACCGAGATCGCGTCGCTGGTGGCGGCGGTGACGCTGATCGTCACCATCCTCAAGCAGCGCGCGCCGGGGATGTCGCTCAACCGGCTGCCGCTGTACGTGTGGTCGATCCTGGTGACGGCGGTGGTGATCCTCTTCGCCATGCCCTCGGTGGCGCTGGCCAGCATGATGCTCGCCATGGACCGGCTGATCGGCACGCACTTCTTCAACCCGGCGGAGGGGGGCGATCCGCTCCTCTGGCAGCACCTGTTCTGGTTCTTTGGGCACCCCGAAGTCTACATCATGTTCATCCCCGCCACGGGATTCGTGTCCGAGATCATCCCCGTCTTCGCGCGGCGCAAGATGTTCGGCCACACGCCGCTGGTGCTCTCGCTGGTGGCGACGGGGTTCCTGGCGTTCGGGCTGTGGGTGCACCACATGTTCACCACGGGGCTGCCGCAGCTCGGGCAGAGCTTCTTCACGGCGGCGTCGCTGATGATCGCGATCCCCAACGGCGTCCAGATCTTCTGCTGGATCGCGACGTTGTGGGCGGGGCGGCCGCGGTTCGCCACACCGCTCCTCTTCGTCATCGGCTTCATCGTCCTGTTCGTGTGCGGAGGGATCACGGGGGTGATGGTGGCCTCGGTGCCCTTCGACCAGCAGGCGCACGACACCTACTTCGTGGTGGCGCACCTTCACTACGTGCAGATCGGCGCCTTCGTCTTCCCGCTCTTCGGCGCCTTCTACTACTGGTTCCCCAAGGTGATGGGGAGGATGCTCTCCGAGACGCTGGGGAAGGTGCACTTCTGGCTCTTCTTCGTGGGGATGAACGTCACCTTCTTCCCCATGCACTTCCTGGGGTTCATGGGGATGACGCGCCGCGTGTACACCTATCCGGTGGAGGCGGGGTGGGCGCCGCTCAACCTGATGGCCACCGTGGGCGCGGCGCTGATGGCGGCGGGGATCCTGACCTTCCTGGCGAACGTCTTCACCAGCGCGCGCCGCGGCGCGCCGGCCGGCGACGACCCGTGGGGCTCGCACACGCTGGAGTGGGGCACCGCGTCGCCGCCGCCCGCCTACAACTTCCTCCACATCCCGGTGGTGCAGGGGCTGTACGCGCTGTGGGAGCGCACCCCCGACCGGCCCGTGGTCACGGGGATGGGAACGCGCCGCCCCGAGGTCCTGCTCACCACCGTGCTCGACGCGGAGCCCGACGCGCGCTACGAGCACCCCGGCCCCAGCATCGCGCCGCTGCTCTGCGCGCTTGCCGTGGGGGTGACGTTCATCGGCGGCATCTTCACCACGTGGGCGTTCGTGGTGGGCCCCGCGCTCCTCTTCCCCGCCCTGCTGGTGTGGATGACGACGCAGGATGACCACGATGGCCCGCGCACCGAGGGAGAGGAGCCCGCATGA
- a CDS encoding cytochrome c oxidase subunit 3 yields MSAERSVLDVSGLPKVVFGHRSLLWWGTVGFMVIEGFTLVLMVAAYFYLRTGEMGWPPGRTPNPELLIPTINTVLLLLVMAPMHAAGKAAKRFDRRGVARGLLIACALTLVVNVLRWWELLALNVRWDAHAYASAAWGVVVLHATLIVVDFFETGTLAALFLSGRALRKHYPDVADAAFYQYFLSLAWVPVYLVIYWGPRVL; encoded by the coding sequence ATGAGCGCCGAGCGCAGTGTGCTGGACGTTTCCGGCCTCCCCAAGGTCGTCTTTGGCCACCGGTCGCTCCTGTGGTGGGGGACGGTCGGCTTCATGGTGATCGAGGGGTTCACCCTGGTGCTGATGGTGGCGGCCTACTTCTACCTGCGTACCGGCGAGATGGGATGGCCGCCGGGGCGCACTCCCAACCCGGAGCTGCTGATCCCCACCATCAACACCGTGCTCCTCCTGCTGGTGATGGCGCCCATGCACGCCGCGGGGAAGGCGGCGAAGCGCTTCGACCGGCGCGGGGTGGCGCGCGGTCTCCTGATCGCCTGCGCGCTGACGCTGGTGGTGAACGTGCTGCGCTGGTGGGAGCTGCTGGCGCTCAACGTGCGCTGGGACGCGCACGCCTACGCCTCGGCCGCGTGGGGCGTGGTGGTGCTGCACGCCACGCTCATCGTGGTCGATTTCTTTGAGACGGGGACGCTCGCGGCGCTCTTTTTGTCCGGCCGCGCGCTGCGGAAGCACTATCCGGACGTGGCCGACGCGGCGTTCTACCAGTACTTCCTCTCGCTCGCGTGGGTGCCGGTGTACCTGGTCATCTACTGGGGGCCGCGGGTGCTGTGA
- a CDS encoding cytochrome c oxidase assembly protein: protein MSAWLYSRGTERLWRRSGVGRGVRRWEAGCFAAGWVTLAVAMVSPLHPLGGVLFSAHMVQHELLMALAAPLLVLGRPMLPFLWALPMSWRRAAGAGARRQAVRAGWRFVTAPFAAFALHAAALWLWHIPGPYQATLTSEWMHTLQHASFLGTGLLFWWALVHGREGRMGYGAAVFYLFATAMHSGGLGALLTFARAPWYPEYGAAGAAWGLTPLEDQQLAGLIMWIPAGASYLVAGLALVAAWMRESERKAARWQDRALLRPT, encoded by the coding sequence TTGAGCGCGTGGCTTTACTCGCGGGGGACGGAGCGGCTCTGGCGGCGTTCGGGGGTGGGGCGCGGCGTGCGGCGGTGGGAGGCCGGGTGCTTCGCGGCGGGATGGGTCACGCTGGCCGTGGCGATGGTGTCGCCGCTGCACCCGCTGGGTGGGGTGCTCTTTTCCGCGCACATGGTGCAGCACGAACTCCTGATGGCCCTCGCCGCGCCGCTGCTGGTGCTGGGGAGGCCGATGCTCCCGTTTCTGTGGGCGCTCCCCATGAGCTGGCGGCGCGCGGCGGGGGCCGGGGCGCGGCGGCAGGCGGTGCGCGCGGGGTGGCGGTTCGTTACCGCGCCGTTCGCGGCGTTCGCCCTGCACGCGGCCGCGCTCTGGCTCTGGCACATCCCTGGCCCGTATCAGGCGACGCTCACCAGCGAATGGATGCACACGCTGCAGCACGCCAGCTTCCTGGGCACCGGGCTCCTCTTCTGGTGGGCGCTGGTGCACGGGCGCGAGGGGCGGATGGGGTACGGCGCCGCGGTCTTCTACCTCTTCGCCACGGCGATGCACAGCGGCGGGTTGGGAGCGCTGCTGACCTTTGCGCGCGCGCCCTGGTACCCTGAATACGGCGCGGCGGGCGCGGCGTGGGGGCTGACGCCGCTGGAGGATCAGCAGCTCGCGGGGCTGATCATGTGGATTCCCGCAGGCGCCAGCTACCTGGTGGCGGGGCTGGCGCTGGTGGCGGCGTGGATGCGCGAGTCTGAGCGGAAGGCGGCGCGCTGGCAGGACCGCGCACTGCTGCGGCCCACCTGA
- a CDS encoding c-type cytochrome: MRFSRRMLLLTALALSACGGGPDKKAMEEAAALTRGDPHAGREQIRRYGCNACHTIPGIQGAHGAAGPPLGGIVGRMYIAGVLTNTPDHMVKWIQDPPGIEPKTAMPNLGVTEEEARDIAAYLYALK; this comes from the coding sequence ATGCGATTCAGTCGACGGATGCTCCTGCTGACGGCGCTCGCGCTCTCCGCGTGCGGCGGCGGGCCGGACAAGAAGGCGATGGAGGAGGCCGCCGCCCTCACCCGCGGCGACCCGCACGCGGGACGGGAGCAGATCCGGCGCTACGGCTGCAACGCCTGCCACACCATCCCCGGCATCCAGGGCGCGCACGGCGCCGCGGGCCCTCCGCTCGGCGGGATCGTGGGCCGCATGTACATCGCCGGCGTGCTCACCAACACGCCTGACCACATGGTGAAGTGGATCCAGGACCCCCCGGGCATCGAGCCCAAGACCGCCATGCCGAACCTGGGCGTCACCGAAGAAGAAGCCCGCGACATCGCCGCCTACCTCTACGCCCTGAAGTAG
- a CDS encoding mechanosensitive ion channel domain-containing protein — protein sequence MQSIVQLVGPERTVEMFGVRLIGMNAETGRKLLMSLAVLVLVWALGRGLKALIRASQRRRRDVRARFWSDHAVSIGTTIIVILVLVSIWFDDPKGLAMPAGLLTAGLAVALQRVITAVAGYFVILSGRIFNVGDRIVMGGVRGDVIALGFTRTKIIEMGQPPPVQKDEPAMWVGARQYTGRIVTVTNDKIFDEPVYNYTREFPFIWEEMRIPVRYQDDRARAEAIILEAARRHTVEVTERGSAALARLQRHYRIEAADPEPRTTLRLTDNWLEITVRFLAPDHGVRALKDAIARDILDGFDAAGMGLASATYEIVGVPELRVAPSPPRPPSPRPLGEGGDRVD from the coding sequence ATGCAGTCCATCGTCCAGCTGGTGGGGCCGGAGCGTACCGTCGAGATGTTCGGCGTGCGGCTCATCGGGATGAACGCCGAGACCGGCCGCAAGCTGCTGATGTCGCTGGCTGTGCTCGTGCTGGTGTGGGCGCTGGGGAGGGGTTTGAAGGCCCTGATCCGGGCGTCTCAGCGCAGGCGCCGCGACGTGCGGGCCCGGTTCTGGTCCGACCACGCGGTCAGCATCGGCACCACGATCATCGTCATCCTGGTCCTGGTGTCCATCTGGTTCGACGATCCAAAGGGTCTGGCGATGCCGGCCGGGCTGCTGACGGCGGGGCTGGCGGTGGCGCTGCAGCGGGTGATCACGGCGGTGGCGGGGTACTTCGTGATCCTCAGCGGGCGCATCTTCAACGTGGGCGACCGCATCGTGATGGGCGGCGTGCGCGGCGACGTGATCGCGCTGGGCTTCACGCGGACCAAGATCATCGAGATGGGGCAGCCGCCCCCGGTGCAAAAGGACGAGCCCGCCATGTGGGTGGGAGCGCGGCAGTACACGGGGCGCATCGTCACGGTGACCAACGACAAGATCTTCGACGAGCCCGTCTACAACTACACGCGCGAGTTTCCCTTCATCTGGGAGGAGATGCGCATTCCCGTGCGCTACCAGGACGACCGGGCGCGCGCGGAGGCGATCATCCTGGAGGCCGCGCGGCGCCACACGGTGGAGGTCACCGAGCGCGGGAGCGCGGCGCTCGCAAGGCTCCAGCGCCACTACCGCATCGAGGCGGCGGACCCGGAGCCGCGCACCACGCTGCGCCTGACGGACAACTGGCTGGAGATCACGGTGCGCTTCCTGGCGCCCGACCACGGCGTGCGTGCCCTCAAGGACGCCATCGCCCGCGACATCCTGGACGGCTTCGATGCCGCGGGGATGGGGTTGGCGTCCGCGACGTACGAGATCGTGGGGGTGCCGGAGCTGCGGGTGGCGCCCTCACCCCCCCGTCCCCCCTCTCCCAGACCGCTGGGAGAGGGGGGAGATCGCGTCGATTAG